The nucleotide window tctatctgtttatatctctacacttctatctatctatatttctatctatccgtccatatttctatttatctatattctatctatctatctaaatttctgtctgtttatctctttacacttctatctgtctatctatatttccatctatcaatattgctatctatcaatatttctatctacctatatttctatctataaatatttctatctatcaatatttctatctatcaatatttctatctatcaatatttcgatctatctatttagctatctatccacctaatactcacacaaacaaacaaatacatacatacactcacttacacaAACCTCACGCATAAAAGAACAAAGCAAAAATCAGACCGACAAAGTGTGAGCATAGAAGCCGCTCGTACATTCGGAAATGGACAGATAACGGCGTATATCTATCAGAATGACTTTATTCACatgtttatcataattgttattactattattattattattattggtattgtcattacccttcttcttcttcttactattattattatcattattatcattatcattattaccattatgattatcaccattcttctacgtcttcttcgttttatattattataattattactattattattatccttatcatcatcattatcatagctggACACCAAAAATGTCCTAAAATCTTTTCTAGAACAAACGGATGCATTGCTTCTCAACACGTCAACAACcatcaaatatttattttttttctggagcaAAAGGCACCGGAAAAAATAAGATAGACTTCAAGGTGCTAAGatttggagagaaagaaaataagaggaaaaaaagaataatgcgagagagagagagagagtgagtgagagagagagtgtgagagagagatagatagaaagtgagagagagagagagagagagagagagagagagagagagagagagagagagagagagagagagagagagagagagagagagagagagagagagagagagagagagagagagagagagagagagtgagtgagagagagagataaaacatgagagagagataaaacatgagagagagataaaatatgagagagagataaaacgagagagagagagagagagagagagagagagagagagagagagagagagagagataaaacatgagagagagagagagagcgagagagcgagagagcgagagagcgagagagcgagagagcgagagagcgagagagagagagagagagagagagagagagagagagagagagcgagagagcgagagagagagagagcttatgaGATGAGACacagatgataagaaaaatcCGATAATTTAGTCACTAACTTAACTAACTATATAAGCCAAATCTCGAAAGGCTTAGGAGTCCTGACGAGGAAAACTAAATAGATGAACATCATACCAGATTCAGAAATCAAATAAATTGCCGAGTATTTCTCACAAACTtgctaaaaaaagataaaataacttgACAAGTATTTCCGCAAAACTTGCTAAATACAATAGCACTTGCCAGACATTTCCCCAAAACTAGCTTTAAAAAAATACTAAGTTAGCACAACCACACGCCAGGCCAACAGGGTACAGTGCTTCCCCTGAGGACATGCAGGGTTCAATACTTCCCCTGAGGACATGCAGGGTACAACACTTCCCCTGAGGACATGCTGGGTACAGTACTTCCCCTGAGGACATGCAGGGTTCAATACTTCCCCTGAGGATATGCAGAGTTCAATACTGCCCCTGAGGACATGCAGGGTACAACACTTCCCCTGAGGACATGCAGGGTACAACACTTCCCCTGAGGACATGCAGGGTACAGTACTTCCCCTGAGGACATGCAGGGTACAACACTTCCCCTGAGGACATGCAGGGTACAATACTTCCCCTGAGGACATGCAGGGTACAATACCTGCATGTCCGAAGAAAACTAGTACGAGTATAAGCCTAAAAAAAGTGCGTGAAGACGTCGGGTTGACTctttgaaggaagagaggggaatacgAGGCAACAGAAGTGATATAATCgcgaaaggaaaataaggaattgTGCAAGACATATTTATACCATCAGCTAATGATAGGTTAATGAAAAGGGTAGAAATGTACAGATATTGAAATGAAAGTAAAGAAGATAAGGGAAGTAGAGATAGCCACAAATCGAATCGCAAATATTGCTACAGTaacaagaaaattatattaatcatagtcataataataataatattaataataatgatagtaataataataataataataataataataataataataataatgataataatagtgataataatgataataataatagtaatgatgataataataataatgataagtcaaaatactactactactgctaataataataataacaaatctaatattgatatcagtaataataatgataataataacaatgatagaaataatgttaataataacaattatgacaataaaaacaatagtaataagaataagtaacaataatgactgtaataataatgataatgatagtaataataacaatgataataatgataacatatatatatatatatatatatatgtataaatatgtgtgtatgcatttatccatttatcccaTCGGTAGATCAGATGCTTCAATATCGCGTTGAAGCCCCGAGATAAACCTTCCTCACTCTCCGGTCTAGTCTGAAATCCCCAAAATGGCGGCGGTTCTCGTTCCCAAGAGCTCCCGCGACAACACAGGAAAGCCCTCGCGGGTACCGGATATGATATCACTTTCGTTCGGACACATCTTTTTATTGCCAGATATCTATTTTTTCCATTATAATAAACCAATTCAAAACTAAACCAGAACACGCCAAAACACTTCCGCTTTGCCCGCGTCACCTTCTCCTTCCGCGACCGCGTTCGGGGCTCCGAAGCGTCTCGCCAAAGGTTTCGAAAAGCTCCCTCGCGAACCAACGCAGTAGGGTTCCTTACTCGGAATCCACGGACGTCACTGCCCGCCGATGGACAGGACGAGCGCCGGCGACGTCAGGGCCAGAAGAGTCAAAGGCGCTCGACCAGGAGGGTGCAGAGTCTCGGTCTTGTCTTCGGGAGGTCAGTTCTCCTGCGACGCTTTGTGCTTCCCGCGAACAAATAGAAGGTTTGTAAAGTGATACGAAAGGATCTTTCGTTTGATATTTTTTGTCAGTTTAGGTTATTTTGATGGTAtgttatatacttatttgttgttttttttctcttggtattCTCATTTAAATCTTTGTTTTCGGTTATCAGTTTTTACTTGTGAAGATGGACAAAAGATATATCATAAACGTGAAGTGATCGCCAGTCAGTGATTGAAGAAACAGACGATTGATATAAAACCAGTGCCACAGGATATGCTGATTCAAGCCAGTCGGAAATGTAAAATGCAACATACTGCCAAGAAAAGAATTTTAAACCGTGTTAGTCCGCGTGGATGGTACCGAATTTTCTCAAATCGAATGTCAGTGTTAACTAGTTGTCAAATTTCCCTTCAGGTACTTCAAATTTAAACTTGAACTCGAAGATGTCTTATGTCCAATCTAAGGCATAAAGTATGTAAAGGAGGGTACAGCTGTGAATAACTGGTGTGGAAAGCATTTGAGGTTCTCGGCCACAGCCAGTTTCACCCAAAGCGTGGTAACACCGCGTCGTGGCTTGGTTTCCCGTGGCTTCAAGGGACAGCAAATgactccttcgtctttctcctcctccagttAGCTCAAGATGGTGGTCAACATCTTCGGGGCGCTGGTGGGGCTCGTCAAGGTCCGGATCGCCCACACAAACATCGACAGCAGCGTCTTCCGCCTCCACTACAGATGGACGACCTCCTTCTGCTACCTCGCCTGCTTGCTCGTCGCCGCCTCGGACTTTATAGGGAATCCTATTACGTGTATGAGTGGCGGGGGCGTGGTCGCAAAGCCTATAAATACCTATTGCTGGATTGAGTCTACTTTTACCATCAATATTTCGGCTCGTAAGTGGACATTTGTTTTAAGTGGACattttcttaactctctctctctctctctctctctctctctctctctctctctctctctctctctctctctctctctctctctctctctctctctctctctctctttctctctttctctctctctctctttatctctctctctctctctctatctctctctctttctctttctctctttctctctctctctctctctctctctctctctctctctctctctctctctctctctccctctctccctctcgccctccctgtccctctcccccctctcctatgAAAATAGACCCATTGCACATATCCTTTTGACACACCCAGAAAAGATCACAAAGTGCTCACACTCATGCTTACTTTCCAGCTGAAGAATCTACCTTTTACCACGGGAATAATTTCCACGGTGTCGGACAGTATGACCCTGACAAGCATACCCAAACATTCCATGCCTATTACCAATGGGTTCCCTTCGTCCTGTTTTTCCAGGTAAGTCACAAGTTCATAATAACTATGttcataataactatcataataactatGGTTGTTTATATTCTCTTTGTGTACATACAGCATACGAATGTTTGAATTAACTGTTGAAAGGAGGTGTCTAAGATACCAAGTCTGCATAATTTGTTTATAAGCctaaacattattattcttataagtgACTTGAAAGAAATAATCTCTttacacccttttctctctcaaggGCTGCCTTTTCTACCTGCCTCACCTCTTGTGGAAGGCAAAGGAGAACAAGATGGCGAACACACTCCTTCAGGGTCTCAACAGGAACTCGATCTGCGAAGAtactgagaagaagaaggaaaatatcgtTAAGTAAGTTATTATCGTCGTCCCCATCAGGTGTCATTATCAACACCGCGGctacaccatcttcatcatcaaccataataaacattgttatcaccaccactattGCATCCAATATAATTGCCATAGTTGATGAATAACCAACAGTTAGTAGTATTGCAATTCAAACATCTTCACTGTTGCCACAGATCGGGTCAATTTGAGTTTATCCACAACATCCCAGCCATTACATAATGTCTTCAATCTCTTTCCAGGTACATGAAGGTGTCCGTCGGCAGGAATGGCTGTTACTCTATAGTCTACTTTGTCTGCGAAGCTCTCAATTTTGTTAACGTGATCGGCCAGATGTTCCTGCTTGACAAGTTCTTTGGAGGAACGTTCATCGAGTACGGGCTGAAGGTGAGTGTGGCGCTGGGGAGGGTCTTTAAGTTTGATGCTAAGAAGGTGATGCATATCGTGGTAATGAGGATAGATGTGGCGATAATACAAAGCCAAAATTAATCTGTTTTCAAGAAGGACGAGGACCCCACACGCCAGCCGTCGTCGCCCGCCtgacctcttcttttctctctgcttcccaGATCATAAACTTCGACATGGATGACGACGACGCCCACGATCCCCTCGCCACGACCTTCCCGAGAGTGACACAGTGCAGCTTCAAGAAATTCGGACCCACGGGCACCATCGAGACGCGGGAGTCGCTGTGCATCCTTCCCCAGAACATCCTGAACGAGAAGGTCTTCATCCTGATGTGGTTCTGGTTCGTCATCCTggccaccatcaccgccatgcATGTAAGTTGCGTTGATTTGGGGAACtggaatgatgacgatgatgatatttgtaatattGGATCGCGATACATTGACTGACGAATAAACCCATACGTACATTGTGCCACAATGAACataagacaaacaacaacagagagacgAAATCCAAGCTCGGAGATTGTAATGAGGTTCCCCTCCCCCATACAGCTGGTGTGGCGCATCGTGCTGATGGCGAGCCCCTTGGCACGCATCAAGTGGATCGAGCAGCGCGGCAAGCTCGCGACCACGCCCAAGGTGGAACAGGGTCTCCGCCAGCTCCCCCTCGGAGATTACTTCCTGCTGGACATCATGGCGGAAAACCTGGACGCCATCACCTTCAAGGACGTCCTCCTGGGCTGCACCACCTGTTCCGACGAACCAGGCGCCAATAACGGGTCGTACAGGCCATTCCCCACCGTGGACGATGACGACCCTGTCAGCTACAAGAGGCAGATGGAGGCCCTGACCGACACCGCCGTGTAGGGAAAGGCTGGATACATCTTAGACTTTAGGTTCCAAGTCATTTTTTGTAACCGATCTTGGGCAAAATGTCTCAGTGAAACGTGGATatcgatttccttttcttttcatcttttttttttctctttgtttttcctttttttgtacttGATCGGAGAACGAGAGATCGTGAAATTGTTCAATACTTGTTcattcgtttttccttttcactttgaCACTTAATTTAAGTAAGAAATTATAATGGTTTCTTGTACTAGAGCCATGTCTTTGtatattacatttttgttaataaagataaaaaaaaatatatggttttcTTTATCTAGCTTTCATATAGCCTCAGAATAAAAGGTTTATCAAGAATATATTAAGCAAACAGCAAATTATGTTTGTGTGCTAAGGAAGGCTTGTTTCTATTAATCTTTTGTAAAatgtggaatatatataatggcaataaaagtaacaacaacaataataatgattatagttataatgatgataatcaaaataataataacaataataatgatactaataataacaacaacaacaaaacaacaacaaaaataataataataataatgataattgtaatgattataatgataatagtaataataataatagtaataataaaaataataatgataataataatgatagtaataatagtaattataataataataataataataataataatgttaactaaaaataaaagctataataataataataataatgataatgatgatgatgatgatgatgatatttataatcatgataatgatggtgatattagttataacaaagatgatgataataatgataataactataatgataataataatattaataataatgataataataataataataataataataataatgataataatattaataataataattatgcttataataacaataataatgataataatggtaataataataataacaaataataataataatagtgataataataacaataataataataataataccaattatgataataataataatgattattatgataataataataataataataataataacaataataataatgataatgataataatgatgataataataatgataataataacaataaataataatgataataataacaataaaaaataataataataacaattagagcaataagaacaattataattatgatgatgctaataattatattgataatagtaatgataatataaatagtaataatgattattatcattatgaaaataatgataataataataataataataataataataatgataatgataattattattattagtagtagtagtatcattattattattattattattattattattattattatcatactgttaatgataaaaccaaaaattataataataataataataataatgataataacaaatatcattactactactactaataacattgacaatgataataataatgatgatgatgataataataacagtgacaataataataatagtaataataatgataataataataataataataatgataagaataatgataatgataataataataataataatatcaacaataaaaatgataacaataataattatgataataaccataatagtagtagtagtagtagtaatagtaataataattataataataaaaataaggataactcacgcgcgcgcacacacacacacacacaaacacacacacacacacacacacacacacacacacacacacacacacacacacacatatacatatatatatatatatatatatatatctatatatatatatgtgtgtgtgtgtgtgtgtgtgtgtgtgtgtgtttatatatatatatatatatatatatatatatatatgtgtgtgtgtgtgtgtgtgtgtgtgtgtgtgtgtgtaaatacatacatatatatatatatatatatatatatatatatatatatatatatatatatatatatatatatatatatatgtgtgtgtgtgtgtgtgtgtgtgtgtgtgtgtgtgtgtgtgtgtgtgtgtgtgtaaatacatatatatatatatatatatatatatttatatatatatttacttatattcacacacacacatacatacatctgtctatctatctatctatctatctatctagctatatatatgtgtgtgtgtgtgtttgtgtgtgtgtgtgtgtgcgtgtgtgtgtgtgtgtgtgtatatatatatatatatatatatatatatatatgtatatatatatggtataaaaacccacactgtaaaactagatttaattgaaaaagagactacagtttcggaatccacctggattccatcttcaggtctgaagatggaatccaggtggattccgaaactgtagtctctttttcaattaaatctagttttacagtgtgggtttttataccatagtatcaacacggtaatgtgttttctcctttcacatatatatatatgtatatatatatatatatatatgtatatgtatatatatacatacacacacacacacacacacataccagtgtgtgtgtgaatatgtatatatatatatatatatatatatatatatatatgtgtgtgtgtgtgtgtgtgtgtgtgtgtgtgtgtgtgtgtgtgtgtgtgtgtgtgtgtgtgtgtgtatgtgtgtgcatacacacatatatatatatatatatatatatatatagtgagagagagagagagagagagagagagagagagagagagagagagagagagagacggagatagtgatagtgacagagagagggaaagataagcagagagaggagggaggtagagagtatACCGTGCACATAAGCACGCGGTCTATCGTGcgtatgtacacggtatattaccgtgtacataagcacggtagaccgcgtggctgtttgacacgtggctcgaggtccagtggaaaaccatcgcttcagcgagtagcagacgagttatctgaccttgtttggcctcagcagacgtgcctcagcacccgcgggctcaggtcatatcaccagccttctgtccccccacagggctggtcggcaggCCCGCCGATCTCcgcgcactcggcacttacccaaaacttgtctcgtgtgttgcactcttcagaaataaagtgTCAAGCTGTAATACAGCTATGTCTACcgctgcataaccaatgtttaaaggtcctctatatacattttacagagagagagagacggagatagtgacagagagaggagggaggtagagagatatatcaaaatatatagatTCAAATATTTTGTACCTAACATCTTGCATAAAAGtttaataaatactaataataaataaatgaaatgaaataaccaACGCACAATAAGTGCCCCCCTTCGCAAGCAACATCCCTATCGCCTTAAAGCAACACGTGATGCATCTCACGTCAAACAAGGAGCATCCAAACATCCTAAATACAGGATGGTAATGACGCACGTACTGGGCAACACGCAGCTGGAGGACGTGATAAAATTGGGATAGGATTACTAAGGAGTTCTCCAAtgtagagaaaatggaaaggtgCTGAAGTGCGTAGAAATGTGGAGGACTTCCGGAATGCGTTAAAAATATGGGAGGGGAAGGCATTCGACAAGGCTTCTAAACATGGAGGGAGTttggaatgagagaaaaatacgAGGGGGGATTTAGAATTTCTGAAACACGTAGAAGCAAGAGAGGAGGGTGCGGGTGAATTGAAGACAGCAGTGCGCAAGACAAAATGACAGTTACGACCATTCATGAAATGTTTGTGCAAGGAATGTTGAATAGACTTATAGAGATTATCAGGGAGCGAATAAGTTATATCTGGATAGGATAAGGAGGGgctgagtgtgggggggggggggggtaaactggACGGGGTAGTGCCAAGACGCCAACGGAAAGACCAACACTGTCACACCGGACATGACGTCATAACATTAGCTAGTCCTCGGTAATACCAAACCCAAAGACTCGTTTTTAAATACAAATCCaatgacgtgagagagagagaaaaataagacaagatttttaaaataaaatatatacattccaGGTACGTTTGCCTGGAACGCTCGTTGGGAATTCGAAGGTTCGATTAAAACTCCAGACGCTTTTCTGAAgtctcccacttttttttttttttctctgaaaacCGACGTAATATGTTGgcttgaggggggaagggggggaaaggatgaaaggggggggagagtagggagactCAGCATGAGTGCCAAGGAGAGCCAGTGCCGCGCTGACCAACGGCTAGCAAGGAGACGTGCGGAGTGGCAGTGAGAGGTTTCTTGCCTCGGCTGCGTTACTGTTCCGAGTTAATTGAGCTGATTCTTGACAGGACTTCAGGTGAGTGTCAGGAGTGCAGATGCAGCTGGCGACGGAAGTGACTGGTGTTAACGGAACAAAGATATAGGCATTTAAGTATGGAACAAATTTCAAGCCAAGTTCGATCGGAAACACTAGAAGGAAAACTTTGACGATTGGCTGAAATCGCTTATGATGTGAAGTTGGTCCTGAGAGTGTTTTCTCTACATCAACATTCTTTTTCTTACAGTTTTGtaaaacatatgcatttatattttcgaCTGAATAATTATCTGCGTCATGGATCCATTGTACGGCCCTATATACGTTCTTCCCTCAATTTCGCTCAAAATGTACAACTGAAACACTTAAGATGTAAAATGTCAACATGGATAATGACGGCCATTACCGTtgccttggagagagagagagagagagagagagagagagagagagagagagagagagagagagagagagagagagagggagagagagagagagagagagagagagagagagagagagagagagagagagagagagagagagagggagagagagagagagagagagagagagagagagagagagagagagagagagagagagagggagagagagggggggtgagagagaggatatattgtaacctccatttttttttttttttttttttttgatattcatACATCATCGAAATACTGTACCTTCATTATGTCTTCAAAGTATGGTTTGCCCCGTAGTAAGGTTTGCATCCTCAGACGTCGATATAACATCTATGTTATATCATTCACTATACAGCCATGCAGCaacatatatatcttaatcttAGAATACTTCGGATATGACACGTATCCCACAAAAAGAActtcagaaaaaagagaagaaagaatgtgagagcgagagagagagagagagagagagagagagagagagagagagagagagagagagagagagagagagagagagagagagagagagagagagaaagagagagagaagaaaagagagagagagagagcaccataTCTCCCCTACAAAGTCCTCTTAAACCTCCAATGCGCTTATCCCTCAGGATGGTATTAGGCATAGCGGGCGCCCTCGCAGGCCTAGTGAGGGTGAGGTACTCCCATACCTACGTGGACAGCATGGTCTTCCGCTTCCACTACCACTGGACCTCAGCTTTCTGCTTCCTGGCCTGTGTCTTCGTCACGGCGGCGGACTTCGTAGGGGATTCGATTCTTTGTTTGGATGGGTTCGAGGAAGCGCCCAAGCCTATGACGACCTACTGTTGGGTGAAGTCCACTTTCACCATCAACTCTACAGCGCGTAAGAAAACTCTTGTGTGTTATTCTTCCTATGAATATTGGGAACTGAGCCCAATATGGCGATAGTGGTGAGCGTGATTTGCAGTGGTAGAAAGTAGTGATGTCATTAGTTTTGTATTAAAGATAATGAAGGTaagagtggtgatgataatgatgctgattatcATAATACCAACGATTTTAAGATCAACATTAATGACAGTactacacccaaacaaacaaacagacacaaataactttacatacacaaacaagcacacacacacacacacacacacacacacacacacacacacacacacacacacacacacacacacacacacacacaaacgcactccccacacacacataatccacACCAGTAAACCCACACCAGTAAAC belongs to Penaeus chinensis breed Huanghai No. 1 chromosome 4, ASM1920278v2, whole genome shotgun sequence and includes:
- the LOC125024958 gene encoding innexin inx2-like, translating into MVVNIFGALVGLVKVRIAHTNIDSSVFRLHYRWTTSFCYLACLLVAASDFIGNPITCMSGGGVVAKPINTYCWIESTFTINISAPEESTFYHGNNFHGVGQYDPDKHTQTFHAYYQWVPFVLFFQGCLFYLPHLLWKAKENKMANTLLQGLNRNSICEDTEKKKENIVKYMKVSVGRNGCYSIVYFVCEALNFVNVIGQMFLLDKFFGGTFIEYGLKIINFDMDDDDAHDPLATTFPRVTQCSFKKFGPTGTIETRESLCILPQNILNEKVFILMWFWFVILATITAMHLVWRIVLMASPLARIKWIEQRGKLATTPKVEQGLRQLPLGDYFLLDIMAENLDAITFKDVLLGCTTCSDEPGANNGSYRPFPTVDDDDPVSYKRQMEALTDTAV